One window from the genome of Cryptomeria japonica chromosome 6, Sugi_1.0, whole genome shotgun sequence encodes:
- the LOC131050129 gene encoding E3 ubiquitin-protein ligase PRT1, which produces MERTMDDGGEPFQCQICLEIAYKPVVQACGHIFCFWCLHRAMDSLDTSHCPLCRSPYQHLPRVCELLHYLLLKALPKEYKERAEEVLEQEREMGTFSPQLGTLDLNGQESKVLELEKEKGTLSSQLGTLDSNGEANEVFKCEKEKGACSPQLVTLDLNGQVSAGTSISERKLRVSDALCAHCKKLIYRPTVLNCGHAFCELCVNYNVFQGTTLKCQVCQSLHPAKSWAVCLELHHFLQNMFAVEYAEREKSMLVQNKQPKEESPTDETAEASCQKETVIHVGVGCDNCGLYPIMGKRYKCKDCSESVGFDLCETCYQSQAGSWIVGRFNQHHKAEHQFEMVAGETLEGGIWVDGDTGQRIYVLMS; this is translated from the coding sequence ATGGAGAGAACCATGGATGATGGTGGCGAACCTTTCCAGTGTCAGATCTGCCTGGAAATTGCGTACAAGCCTGTTGTTCAAGCCTGCGGTCACATCTTCTGCTTTTGGTGTCTTCACCGTGCCATGGATTCTTTGGACACATCGCATTGCCCTCTCTGCAGAAGTCCATATCAGCATCTGCCCAGAGTGTGTGAATTGCTTCATTACCTTCTTTTGAAAGCATTGCCAAAGGAATATAAGGAAAGGGCTGAAGAGGTCTTAGAACAGGAGAGAGAAATGGGTACTTTCTCTCCTCAGTTGGGTACTCTGGATTTGAATGGTCAAGAAAGTAAGGTCTTGGAATTGGAGAAAGAAAAAGGCACTCTCTCTTCTCAATTGGGTACTCTGGATTCTAATGGTGAAGCAAATGAGGTCTTTAAATGCGAGAAAGAAAAGGGCGCTTGCTCTCCTCAACTGGTTACTCTGGATTTGAATGGTCAAGTAAGTGCAGGAACTTCTATTTCAGAAAGGAAGCTTAGGGTAAGCGATGCTTTGTGTGCCCATTGCAAAAAGCTAATTTATCGTCCCACAGTACTCAATTGTGGGCACGCATTCTGTGAATTATGCGTTAATTATAATGTTTTTCAAGGAACAACTCTTAAATGCCAAGTTTGTCAAAGCTTGCACCCTGCAAAATCATGGGCTGTTTGTCTGGAGCTGCATCACTTCTTACAGAACATGTTCGCAGTGGAATATGCAGAGAGAGAGAAATCAATGCTTGTGCAAAATAAACAACCTAAGGAGGAGTCCCCAACTGATGAGACAGCTGAGGCGTCATGCCAAAAGGAAACAGTTATTCATGTCGGAGTTGGATGTGATAACTGTGGGCTCTATCCCATCATGGGAAAGAGGTATAAATGTAAAGATTGTAGCGAGTCTGTGGGATTTGATTTGTGCGAAACATGTTATCAGTCTCAGGCAGGTTCATGGATTGTTGGTAGGTTTAATCAACACCATAAAGCAGAGCATCAGTTTGAGATGGTTGCAGGAGAAACGCTAGAAGGAGGTATATGGGTAGATGGAGATACAGGACAGCGTATATATGTTTTAATGAGCTAA